The following proteins are encoded in a genomic region of Acetobacter oryzoeni:
- a CDS encoding lipid-binding SYLF domain-containing protein produces MRLVTHLSSASLALAAAFSLCVAAPAQAADKPQALVDKAALSVQDVFVGATGQSPMVTNLAKARAVMVCPDMFRMSIAFGGAHGGCLLLARDARGSWSDPAFYTLSTASFGLQFGVQSSEIVFFVMTDRGLQALLDSQFQFSSNAGASFASMSTAVAKGNAGARNTDILIAQKSQGVFAGASLGGSKLTVNSDANREYYKQSVGPEDIVVSMRVNNPDADPLRSVLMRYAAMAKNVSASSTSSRASNSNTVSQSDADALAADTVGASGGGGIKQESLSPSR; encoded by the coding sequence CTCACCTCTCTTCTGCTTCTCTGGCTTTGGCTGCTGCGTTTTCTCTGTGCGTTGCGGCACCTGCTCAGGCGGCTGATAAGCCGCAGGCGCTGGTTGATAAGGCTGCCCTGAGCGTACAGGATGTTTTTGTAGGCGCAACCGGCCAAAGCCCGATGGTAACCAATCTGGCCAAGGCGCGTGCCGTGATGGTGTGCCCAGATATGTTCCGCATGTCTATTGCATTTGGTGGCGCGCATGGTGGCTGCCTGCTGCTGGCGCGCGATGCGCGTGGTTCATGGTCTGACCCGGCATTTTACACCCTTAGCACCGCATCCTTTGGTTTGCAGTTTGGGGTGCAGAGTTCCGAGATTGTTTTCTTTGTCATGACGGATCGCGGCTTGCAGGCCCTGCTTGATAGCCAGTTCCAGTTTTCTTCCAATGCTGGGGCCTCTTTTGCCAGCATGAGCACGGCAGTTGCTAAGGGAAATGCGGGCGCACGCAATACGGATATTCTGATTGCTCAGAAATCTCAGGGTGTGTTTGCCGGTGCTTCCTTGGGCGGCAGCAAGCTGACAGTTAACAGTGATGCCAACCGTGAATACTACAAGCAGAGCGTTGGGCCGGAAGATATTGTGGTGAGCATGCGTGTGAACAACCCGGATGCAGACCCCCTGCGGAGTGTGCTGATGCGTTATGCCGCTATGGCAAAAAATGTCAGCGCGTCTTCTACATCCTCACGCGCATCTAACAGCAACACGGTTTCTCAGAGCGATGCAGATGCTCTGGCAGCAGATACGGTTGGGGCATCTGGCGGTGGTGGCATCAAGCAGGAAAGCCTGAGCCCCTCTAGATAA